One segment of Leptotrichia sp. oral taxon 215 str. W9775 DNA contains the following:
- a CDS encoding Cof-type HAD-IIB family hydrolase has product MYKAVISDLDGTLLNDRSKISDFTRETVRELIDRGIKFYIATGRNYGLAKAVMDELGITIPLISANGARINDEDGEVIFEDLLGKEEAEKILEVDYRKYGGNIFMNVFSGEDWLVPIGATEHISEEERKAFPALPEEVEEEELMGLDIQKIFFIGEHEALVELEKEIIEKTGGKVTIAFANETCVEFFSETANKANAAKFLLKRDGIDIKDAVSFGDGENDYEMLTMAGKGFIMGNALYRLKDMLPEDFEMVGTNNEDGEAKKLVEIF; this is encoded by the coding sequence ATGTATAAGGCAGTAATAAGTGACCTTGATGGGACATTGCTGAATGATAGGAGTAAGATATCAGACTTTACAAGGGAAACAGTGAGGGAATTAATAGATAGAGGAATAAAGTTCTATATAGCGACAGGAAGAAACTATGGACTTGCAAAAGCTGTAATGGATGAGCTTGGAATAACAATACCGCTTATTTCTGCAAATGGTGCAAGGATAAATGATGAGGATGGGGAAGTTATATTCGAAGATTTACTTGGAAAGGAAGAAGCGGAGAAAATTCTGGAAGTAGATTACAGAAAATATGGTGGAAATATTTTTATGAACGTATTTTCAGGAGAAGACTGGCTTGTACCAATAGGAGCAACAGAGCATATATCTGAAGAAGAAAGAAAAGCTTTTCCTGCACTACCTGAGGAGGTTGAGGAAGAGGAATTAATGGGGCTGGATATACAGAAGATATTTTTTATAGGGGAACATGAAGCTCTAGTTGAACTTGAAAAGGAAATTATTGAAAAAACGGGAGGAAAAGTAACAATAGCCTTTGCAAATGAAACATGTGTGGAATTTTTTTCAGAAACTGCAAATAAGGCAAATGCGGCAAAATTTCTTCTGAAACGGGATGGCATAGATATAAAGGATGCTGTCAGCTTCGGTGACGGTGAAAATGATTATGAAATGCTTACAATGGCAGGAAAAGGTTTTATAATGGGAAATGCCTTATACAGACTTAAGGACATGCTGCCGGAAGATTTTGAAATGGTAGGGACAAATAATGAAGATGGCGAAGCAAAAAAACTTGTAGAGATATTTTAA
- a CDS encoding DUF6290 family protein, with the protein MPTLSLRMEKEDLEFLKEYSNINNINMSSFVRNLILDKIYDEITEEDEKRILKRWENSKSEKTASAEEVFKRLEL; encoded by the coding sequence ATGCCTACACTATCATTGAGAATGGAAAAAGAAGATTTAGAATTTTTAAAAGAATATTCCAATATAAATAATATTAATATGTCGTCTTTTGTTCGTAACTTAATTTTAGACAAAATATATGATGAAATAACTGAAGAAGATGAAAAAAGAATACTGAAAAGATGGGAAAATTCAAAATCTGAAAAAACTGCTTCTGCTGAAGAGGTCTTTAAGAGGTTAGAATTATAA
- a CDS encoding response regulator translates to MKKTALVVDDTPYIREDIKEILTDQGYEVYEAGDGLEAIEMYKKIKPVIVTMDVNMPRLHGIKAAQVIMDYDPEAKIMLCSTMITFQNYVRMGKEAGVRGFLSKPFTEEEFMEELAKLFA, encoded by the coding sequence ATGAAAAAAACAGCATTAGTTGTGGATGATACACCATATATAAGAGAGGATATAAAGGAAATACTGACAGATCAGGGGTATGAAGTATATGAAGCGGGGGATGGTCTGGAGGCTATAGAAATGTATAAAAAAATTAAGCCTGTGATAGTGACGATGGATGTTAATATGCCAAGACTTCATGGAATAAAAGCGGCACAAGTAATAATGGATTATGATCCTGAAGCTAAAATTATGCTCTGCAGTACAATGATAACTTTTCAGAATTATGTAAGAATGGGGAAAGAAGCCGGAGTAAGGGGATTTTTATCAAAACCGTTTACTGAAGAGGAATTTATGGAAGAACTGGCAAAATTATTTGCTTAA
- a CDS encoding Cof-type HAD-IIB family hydrolase, with protein sequence MYKAVVSDLDGTLLNGSHEIDDFTKKTVSAVIDKGIKFYIATGRSYSGAKAIMDKLGLKIPLITSNGARIMDEEGKEIYINNLEKKYSDSILDIDYKKKGESIVLNVYSGNDWYVTEDRREFYMKINPKRTFFPEVTTLEDLKTKEFTKIFFLGEHDELLELEKEIEEVTKGEVNIAFVLEHCLEIFSKESDKANAAKFLLEKDGLTLEDSVAFGDGCNDYDLLKKAGKGFVMGNAFYRLKESLPENETVESNADNGVAKKLVELFL encoded by the coding sequence ATGTATAAAGCGGTGGTAAGTGATCTGGATGGGACATTACTTAATGGAAGTCATGAAATAGATGACTTTACGAAGAAAACAGTCTCGGCAGTAATCGATAAAGGAATAAAATTCTATATAGCGACGGGAAGAAGCTATTCAGGGGCAAAAGCCATAATGGACAAGTTAGGTTTGAAAATACCTCTGATAACTTCCAATGGAGCAAGGATAATGGATGAAGAAGGGAAGGAAATATATATTAATAATCTGGAAAAGAAGTATTCTGATTCAATACTGGATATAGATTATAAGAAAAAGGGAGAAAGCATAGTTTTAAATGTTTATTCTGGAAATGACTGGTATGTAACGGAAGACAGAAGAGAATTTTATATGAAAATAAATCCTAAAAGAACTTTTTTCCCGGAAGTTACTACACTGGAAGACCTTAAAACAAAGGAATTTACTAAAATATTTTTCCTGGGAGAACATGATGAGCTGCTGGAACTGGAAAAGGAAATAGAAGAGGTTACAAAGGGGGAAGTAAATATTGCCTTTGTACTGGAACATTGTCTGGAAATTTTCAGTAAGGAAAGTGACAAGGCAAATGCGGCAAAGTTTCTGCTTGAAAAGGATGGTCTGACATTGGAGGACAGTGTAGCCTTTGGAGATGGATGTAATGACTATGATCTCTTAAAAAAAGCGGGAAAAGGTTTTGTAATGGGGAATGCATTTTACAGGCTGAAGGAATCTCTTCCTGAAAATGAAACTGTCGAGTCAAATGCAGATAACGGAGTGGCAAAAAAATTAGTCGAATTGTTTTTATAA
- a CDS encoding type II toxin-antitoxin system mRNA interferase toxin, RelE/StbE family: protein MERKFYGVKFTESAEKDLKKINKLNKAIAKLLKKWISENLIGTQNPKQRGKALTGNLKGLWRYRVGSYRIIAEIKNDILLILIIEISDRKETYKDKKRKTYKDEKIK from the coding sequence ATGGAAAGAAAGTTTTATGGAGTAAAGTTTACCGAGTCTGCAGAAAAAGATCTTAAAAAAATAAATAAATTAAATAAAGCAATTGCAAAACTTCTTAAAAAATGGATTTCAGAAAATTTAATAGGCACACAAAATCCAAAACAAAGAGGAAAAGCACTAACGGGAAATTTGAAAGGATTATGGAGATATAGAGTAGGCTCTTATAGAATTATAGCTGAAATAAAAAATGATATTTTGTTAATATTAATTATAGAAATTTCAGATAGAAAAGAAACTTATAAAGATAAAAAGAGAAAAACATATAAAGATGAAAAAATAAAATAA